The sequence below is a genomic window from Glycine max cultivar Williams 82 chromosome 20, Glycine_max_v4.0, whole genome shotgun sequence.
GCACTGTTCTatcagagaaaaataataattctgtATTTGTGAATGCAAATTGTGTGCTTTTAGGTAGTCTGTACTCATTCATTAAGCACTTATACCTGAGCTCCCTAATGTGTGTAGGGTTTGAAGGTTTTTGATAACTCTGTGGAGACTTTTGCTTCTGGGGCATGGAGTGCTTTAGGGAATGCATGGAGAGGGGGCACTGATTTTGTTCAGCGGTATAATTCattgctttatttatttatttttacactgACCCACATGGGGGTTGTTCTGTATGTCTAGTTACTGATCATTGCTCTGATGGTGATATGTTGATATTTTGATGGAGATAAACATCTATGCTACTTGAAAATAtgtagaattaattattaaaaatacttcaaatataGTAATAGGAAAATGCTACAAgttgtgaaaactttggatttgtTAAAATAGCTTTTGTGAAGAGCATTTTTCTTGCACTCCCTCCTATTGGTGccacattatttacaatttctGAGTTGGCAAGTTTGTTAGGCCATGCAGCATGGTTATTTGGGGAGGGGGAGTGTAGAGAGGAGGtggtttgttattttggttattgTTGGCTGAGAAATAGTTTTCTGGTGGTTCCTTGTAAGAGCTCAGGCTCTCCTTTCTActttcattaataatatttgcTTATTTTCTGGTGTTCTACCGATTCTCTTTTTAGATCATTCAGCGTTCCTCAAATTTCTGGTATAGATATATCAGTATTATAGTTGCATAAAACTTCTCCACTCTCTTTGCTTGCTTCAAATAtgctatatttttcttcttttttttcttcctgtctttttatatttaatttatagatCTGACTACTGTTGACTGagaaaaatgtttcattttttaattgaaaccaCGACCATTGTAAACTTTCCTGCATTTTGTTCATAGTATCCGTTGATATTCAATGGAAGCCTTGTGTTGCCTCTAGTATTCCATCCAAGTCACTCAGCAAGGTTTAATTTTAGAATGCAATCATAAAAGATGTGGTTGTTTCTTATCATTCAACAAACTTTGTGTTTGAAGGCCATGAACCTGAATGATGTCCTTGTGTTCTGTAGGCTCGAGAATTCTGCAACAAATCTTTCAGGATCTCCGAAGCATGACGGGCCAGGAGCTGCAGGTGCTAATGCATCTTCTCTATTAGAGGTTTGGAAAATTtgtcattctttgattgatattcattatcaataattacagatatacatgcatatttcttctattcATTGTGCTGCAGACAGGAAAAGCTTTTACTGCAAAGGGAATGCAAGTTCTTGAATATGTTGGTAAGGAGACAATGGACTTATTAATCAGTGAAACTGGAATTGAGGTTGAGAAGGATAAAAAAGAAGGTGAAGAACAAAATGATGAGGATCAATTATTAGAGGAAGTGACTTTTGATCGATGCTTTTACATTTATGGAGGTCCAGAACAATTGGAGGTATTCTTATCGTCAAAAGATAtagaaaaattctcaaaatatcATTTCTGTATGTTATAGAATATCTTAGAGTATCTTAAATGATTTTCTTAAACCAACACGTATTAATCCCAGTGACAAGAAGCTTGGTCCCCCTTAAGCAAGGTCTCTGGTTTGAGTTTCAACTCATGTGAATGAATAAAATAGGTGCTAGGAGAGATTAGCTTCCTTAAGTGAGTCCATCCAGCTCAACTTGGATTAGCTAGGGGTCCAGAGTGGCTTCTAGATACTCAGGGTCCTAGACCAAAACGATCTCTTAGAAGTGGTTTccttttttagttttgaattaGAAGTCTAATAATAGTATGAATAGGGTTGTGCATTGTATTATATTCTATTGTTCAAgaatttgttctcttttttcctCCATCTCCACCTAAATATCCCTATAATTTCAACACTATCTTTTATGCATTAAATTGTGCTATTTTAGATTTTGGTTTAGCAAATTATTTCATATGCAATACTCAGGAACTGGAGGCTTTGTCTAGTCATTATGCCTTGTTATTTAACCGAAGAAAAGCAAAGTTATCAGCTGAGCAGAAGTCTGTATATGATGGGAAGCTTAAAGAGGtccaacaaatatttaatttgaatactgAAATTGATAGAAGCAATGCTGATTCAAACAAAGGAAAGACAATAAAGAAAGGAAATGAGGGAAGCAGTGATGAGATGAAGAATTTACACGATTCTAGTGTTGGCAAGGCTGCTGAAATGGCTGGAGGGTAATTTAACTGGCCTCACAATTATTGATGTTTTATTCCCCTACCATTGCTGCcataaatttgagttttaaaGAGTTCCATTTCTGATATGCTAAAATATTACAATTCTATGAACCAAAAGAATGGTTACAGTTCGATCTGCAAGGATGTAAAAGTATGGGTTTAGAAACTCTACGTGTAGATAATTTGGATGTTTGTATGCAGGATAAAATAGATAACATGTAATTATGGGCACATGATTGGTAAAAGCAAACCAAGTTTGAATGTGTTTGCCTATTACTTTACTACAACTGTCATGAGCCAACTATCCCAAAAGCCATTAGGTGAAGAGAATAATGGTTTTACTTTAAATCTAACACATGCCCTCACATGCAAGAGCCCTTTGGATAATAATGCACAGCTACACTTGGTCTATACTTCTACTTATTATTAGAATGGAGGGTGGTAGGCAAGGATCGAATCTAAACCACTTGGCCACAGAGGCTCTGCTGATTTGTCATGTGCAAACTATTCCAAAAGCTTAaatgatttcatatataatattacatCTCTTTAATTTCTTACCCCCTCCCACTTTATGATCCTGGTCTTTCTGAGTGGTTCTGATCATTATGCAGTTTCACCATTTACACAGATTGAGGATGCCTGCTTCACTTCACTATATTATATGCTATATGTGATGCCTTCTTACCTGTTGCAGTTTTGCTAACGCCTTGGCTGGACTAGCTGCTAATGATATACTTCAGAGAACTAATGCAAGATTGGAATCTCTTCATTCTGAGGGAGTTCACGTACGAGAAAATATTACAGAAATTGTGGGCAAAATTTATTCTTATTGTCATAAAAGTGAGTAAAATGGTGCTGCTTTTCTTTGCAGAGACTATCTGAAATGTGCTGTTTTGCCGTGTCTCAACTTCTGGTGTTGGGAAAATCCATCATTTCTCGTGCCAACAACACTGAGGATGAAGCTGATGATGATAAGGCAAACGTTGAGTGGCCCGAAGATGTTTCCGCAAAAGCTAATATCATAAGAATAAATGCCCAAACCATGATTGGATATGTGAAAGCAGTTTCCCACAGTTTCATTACAGGTTGGTTGCCTACTGATTTCACCCTTTATCATCATCACATATTAAAGTATATCCATTGTATTTGTATGCCACGAATTTCGATCATTCTATGCTCACTTAGGTTTACCATTTGGCGCTTGTGATGTATTTATCAGGCATATCTGATGTAACTGAGGCCTATCAAGCTGCCATTAAAGCTGTTACTTCTGAGTCTCTTTCAGTTGTTACCCAGAAATCAGTTCAGGAAAAAGCCAGTGCCTTCTCTGAGCACCTTCGAGCGGATCAAACCACAGCAGCTTGCAAAATCCAGGACGGGATGCAATTTTTAGCTCACGTTCTCATTTCAACCTCTATGAATGCTGCTTGAACACCAATGTTCCTATTTGTAAATAGTCAGTTTAATTAGAAAAGTGATACCACTCAACTATGCTTAGTTTATTTCGACCGTGCAGTGATGATTGAATGTTACTCGGTCTTAGTAGTGTCTGAACTGGGGCAAATTTGTCCTGTTAAATTAATTCATGCAGcttgttttattctttaattcctCAAACTGTAGAAACTGTCACATTTTCTTCAAATCAAATATCACTTCACATAATCTATATGGACTTTTCTCATTTCATATATGTATGTCATAACATTTTCCAAATCATTcatgttattaatttaaagCAACCTAGAAGTTGATATTAGTAATATATTGAATATTCCGCAACCCTTAAGTCGAGCTATTCCTTAGGTATTTATCACTGAACTATTCTGTTCTGGCGGTTATTTATGTTTTCGAGAATCCACCACAATGTTGTCCCCATTTCATACCATTCTTCTAAATTCTAGTCCGACCTTACATTTGCTCCTTTTAGGGTCAATTTTcacatattgatatttgataaCTATGCAGTTAGTGGTCATTCTAATTAATGGAAACTCACTCCACAAAGTAATCATAGCATAAAAAAAGTTACTTTCACATTACATTAGCTTGTGTCTTGGAATGTGAGTTTTTCCGTTGAACATTAGTTTAAACGCATAATCAATACTAACAGAGTCATGTGGAAGTGATTAggatacatgttttttttttatcaataaatattagtttttgttaaaaatattattgattagGATACATGAGATAGTGGTAATGTGAATTACAATTAGATTCACGTAGTAGTGTCAAGGTGGATTATTGTTAGCCAAATCAACACTTAACAAAACTTACTAATAATATGAACAAATTTTTTTCactcttaaaatattattgtttcaaataaaacagaaatatgTTAGTGACtatgatcaaattttaaattatttatcagaaccaaaaatttattgaaacttaTTTTGTACCACATTTTGTGAGGGTCTTATAAAAtccaacaaatttattatatataatattatataattcttctaaaatatatattatataattaaataataataataatatactaatatttacattattttttaaaaaaaattggtaaattGAATCTTGAGGCATAAAGTACAATTATAAACGTACTTACATATTATTCATCAACATCATCCTTAAATTGGCAGCAAAAATCAAACTCATGTTCGTGGATATAAGTTAATTATTTACCAATTGGACCAACGGTCTAATATTTACACTATTAATTAATGCATTCTaattagttttctttctttcttttaacagCTTTATATACGCTGACGAGTCTTTTTTGTATATGGGGCAGTGCGATAAAATCCTTACTCAGTCACATGTTGGTTACGAGAAATTGTGAAGTTGCTGCGGTCCCACTTCAAATATGTTTACACATTTATTTGTCTTTCCTGCAGTTGCAATTCAGGCATTTTTGTCCGCATTCACCCTTCAATGGCAAAGTACTAAAAAACATGTCCAGATTCTATGTATTTCAGGCTAAACCCACACAATAAGAAACAACAATAAGAAGCAAAATTAAACTTGTGTTCTTCCCACAACTTAAAGTAAGACTCTAGTTATTTGCAAGTATAAGGAATATCTAGCTATGGGAGACATTGATCCAGCTTTTATACAATCCACAGAACACCGTCCCATAGCAAAGGTGGTGGAAGTTAGAGAGATTCCAGTGATAGACCTTTCAGAAGGTAGAAAAGAATTACTCATTTCAGAAATTGGCAAAGCATGTGAGGAGTGGGGATTTTTCCAAGTAATAAATCATGGGGTACCCTTTGAGATTAGTAGAGAggttgagattgtctccaagaAGTTCTTTGAGACGAGCttagaggagaagaagaaagtgaaaagagaTGAATTTAATGCAATGGGGTACCATGATGGGGAGCACACCAAGAACGTAAGAGACTGGAAAGAGGTGTTTGATTACCTTGTTGAAAACACTGCACAAGTCCCATCTTCCCATGAGCCAAATGATTTGGATTTGAGGACTCTCACCAA
It includes:
- the LOC100806143 gene encoding uncharacterized protein codes for the protein MDNKTQQSESKQNDNDEEVAPKRQDPNPSSGGWGFSPLSFLSDLQKAAAVAAEEISRNAAVVAETASKSIVELQNKDEDSKSSKKVEGAEGSADEKESDDEGSKLRKSALERLEKASEESLLSQGLKVFDNSVETFASGAWSALGNAWRGGTDFVQRLENSATNLSGSPKHDGPGAAGANASSLLETGKAFTAKGMQVLEYVGKETMDLLISETGIEVEKDKKEGEEQNDEDQLLEEVTFDRCFYIYGGPEQLEELEALSSHYALLFNRRKAKLSAEQKSVYDGKLKEVQQIFNLNTEIDRSNADSNKGKTIKKGNEGSSDEMKNLHDSSVGKAAEMAGGFANALAGLAANDILQRTNARLESLHSEGVHRLSEMCCFAVSQLLVLGKSIISRANNTEDEADDDKANVEWPEDVSAKANIIRINAQTMIGYVKAVSHSFITGISDVTEAYQAAIKAVTSESLSVVTQKSVQEKASAFSEHLRADQTTAACKIQDGMQFLAHVLISTSMNAA